From one Candidatus Limnocylindrales bacterium genomic stretch:
- a CDS encoding gamma-glutamylcyclotransferase family protein: protein MAEAPKVAYFAYGSNMDGSTLRVRRSIDWSRATAACAKGWQLVIRKPSLLGGAAGAMANIIADAASEVWGVLYEITADDLEHLELTEGVKIGHYERTEVVVEPVERWDEDGAATVRAVTLTSGTEDPSLRPTARYMELLLSGAAEHGLPESWIETLRRFETAEIATEAELRSLFDHAMKKPA from the coding sequence GTGGCCGAGGCCCCGAAAGTCGCGTACTTCGCATACGGCTCGAACATGGACGGCTCGACGCTTCGCGTGCGTCGCAGCATCGATTGGTCACGCGCGACGGCGGCCTGCGCGAAGGGCTGGCAGCTCGTGATCCGCAAGCCGTCGCTGCTCGGCGGCGCAGCCGGCGCAATGGCCAACATCATCGCCGACGCCGCCTCGGAGGTCTGGGGAGTGCTCTACGAGATCACGGCGGACGACCTGGAGCATCTCGAGCTCACCGAAGGCGTAAAGATCGGCCACTACGAACGAACCGAAGTCGTGGTCGAGCCGGTGGAACGCTGGGACGAGGACGGCGCCGCCACGGTTCGCGCCGTAACGCTGACATCCGGCACAGAGGATCCGTCGCTTCGCCCCACTGCGCGATACATGGAGCTTCTGCTTTCCGGTGCGGCCGAACACGGGCTGCCCGAATCATGGATCGAGACGCTGCGAAGATTCGAGACGGCCGAAATCGCGACCGAAGCCGAGCTTCGGTCGCTCTTCGACCACGCGATGAAAAAGCCCGCTTAG
- a CDS encoding glutathione S-transferase family protein has product MSQPVRIVGSYLSPYVRKVLVALHEKGIDYRIDPIVPFFGDDRFAAASPIRRVPVYIDERVTLCDSSVICQYLEEAFPSQALYPDDVAARAHARWLEEFADTRMGDVFIWRLFNQVAIGPAVWGRPTDKDVVRKAVDEDIPSVLDYLETQAPDGGFLFGGQLSIADISIAVFFRNAAFCRYAVDASRWPKTAGLIDRILATGGFRALAPFEQLCIKTPIASQRAALGEIHAPLTDESWGTEKPRAGIMPI; this is encoded by the coding sequence ATGTCCCAACCGGTCCGCATCGTCGGAAGCTATCTTTCTCCTTATGTGCGCAAGGTTCTCGTCGCGCTGCACGAGAAAGGGATCGACTATCGCATCGATCCGATCGTGCCGTTTTTCGGTGACGATCGCTTCGCTGCGGCAAGTCCGATACGGCGCGTTCCGGTCTACATCGACGAGCGCGTCACGCTGTGCGACTCGTCGGTGATCTGCCAGTACCTCGAGGAGGCCTTTCCGTCGCAGGCTCTTTACCCCGATGACGTTGCCGCGCGCGCGCACGCACGCTGGCTCGAGGAGTTTGCCGATACGCGCATGGGCGACGTGTTCATCTGGCGGCTGTTCAACCAGGTCGCGATCGGACCGGCGGTCTGGGGGCGCCCGACCGACAAGGACGTCGTCCGCAAGGCTGTCGACGAAGACATTCCGTCGGTGCTCGACTATCTCGAGACGCAGGCTCCGGACGGCGGCTTCCTGTTCGGCGGGCAGCTGTCGATTGCCGACATCTCGATCGCTGTGTTCTTCCGCAACGCCGCGTTCTGCCGCTACGCCGTCGACGCGTCGCGCTGGCCGAAAACCGCCGGCCTCATCGACCGCATTCTTGCCACCGGCGGATTCCGGGCCCTCGCGCCGTTCGAACAGCTCTGCATCAAGACCCCGATCGCTTCGCAGCGGGCTGCCCTTGGCGAGATTCACGCCCCGCTCACCGACGAAAGCTGGGGCACCGAAAAACCCCGCGCGGGCATCATGCCGATCTGA
- a CDS encoding ankyrin repeat domain-containing protein — MTSLRPRDCRGMFRAVRRFRASILLAILPAILAGCAPEHPTVTLLDAVRSGNAEQVRLHLYWCRKDGGCDLNSHVEADATLVEVAAQKGRPDIARMILDAGADGGAKDSRGSTPLTKAAESGADAVVQALLDAGVDPNTRDAAGWPPLRWALFRKHAAIVRMLVKAGADAKIRDENGGTLLAETVYRGDVEMTRLLIDAGVDPKAADSKGFTPLFWARSAEMAGLLLDAGAQANTRNANNDTVLHFVAWVGETSTAKTLVDRGAVVNVRDNDGFTPLSFAVGNNKVECAALLKGAGGVE; from the coding sequence ATGACGTCATTGCGTCCGCGCGACTGCCGGGGAATGTTCCGCGCCGTGCGACGCTTCCGTGCTTCGATTCTCCTGGCGATTCTGCCGGCCATTCTTGCTGGCTGCGCTCCCGAGCATCCGACGGTCACGCTGCTCGACGCGGTGCGCTCCGGCAACGCCGAGCAGGTCCGGTTGCATCTGTACTGGTGCCGCAAGGACGGCGGCTGCGACCTGAACTCGCACGTCGAGGCCGATGCGACGCTTGTAGAGGTCGCGGCGCAAAAAGGACGACCCGACATCGCGCGCATGATTCTCGACGCGGGAGCCGACGGCGGCGCGAAGGACTCGCGCGGATCCACGCCGCTCACCAAAGCCGCCGAGTCGGGCGCAGACGCTGTCGTCCAGGCTCTGCTCGATGCCGGCGTCGATCCGAACACGCGCGACGCTGCCGGGTGGCCGCCGCTGCGCTGGGCACTGTTTCGAAAACACGCCGCGATCGTCCGCATGCTGGTCAAAGCAGGGGCCGATGCGAAGATCCGCGACGAAAACGGAGGCACGCTGCTGGCGGAGACGGTCTATCGCGGCGACGTCGAGATGACCCGGCTCCTGATTGATGCCGGAGTGGATCCGAAGGCGGCGGACTCGAAAGGCTTTACTCCACTCTTCTGGGCGCGCAGCGCGGAGATGGCCGGGCTGCTCCTGGATGCGGGTGCGCAGGCCAATACGCGCAACGCCAACAACGACACGGTGCTGCACTTCGTGGCGTGGGTCGGAGAAACGTCAACCGCGAAAACGCTCGTCGACCGCGGAGCCGTCGTCAACGTTCGCGACAACGACGGATTCACGCCGCTGTCGTTCGCGGTGGGCAACAACAAGGTCGAATGCGCAGCGCTCCTCAAAGGTGCGGGCGGAGTCGAATAG
- the hisC gene encoding histidinol-phosphate transaminase codes for MAPSSRGPDLVSRRIRETAGYTPGEQPTDRSLIKLNTNENPYPCSPLIAEAIETEAHRLNLYPSPMADMLRVRAAETYRVKPSQVLAGNGSDELLAILLRACTEPGEAIAYPVPTYSLYRVLANLEGVRAIEVPADGNPIPRALAEAPSRVTFLSTPNSPTGLALPLDAIAEFARNVSGVVVADEAYVDFGGASALAILADHPNLVVTRSFSKSFSLAGLRLGLLFAHEDFAAELAKVKDSYNVSRLAIAAGVAALEDIGWMQNNVARIRATRVRVTAALRRAGYTLEDSQANFLWVDCTAKGGGRGVYEKLRDSSVLVRFFEGDGLAAGIRVSIGTDDEMDKFLDVMSRI; via the coding sequence ATGGCACCATCCTCACGCGGACCGGATCTCGTCTCGCGCCGCATCCGCGAGACGGCGGGCTATACACCCGGCGAACAGCCGACCGACCGCTCGCTGATCAAGCTCAACACGAACGAGAACCCATATCCGTGCTCGCCGCTGATTGCCGAGGCGATCGAGACCGAAGCGCATCGGCTCAATCTCTATCCGTCGCCGATGGCCGACATGCTGCGCGTGCGGGCAGCCGAGACCTACCGCGTAAAGCCTTCGCAGGTGCTGGCCGGCAATGGTTCGGACGAGCTGCTCGCGATCCTGCTGCGTGCGTGCACGGAGCCGGGAGAGGCGATTGCGTACCCGGTGCCGACGTACTCGCTGTACCGCGTGCTCGCCAACCTCGAAGGCGTGCGCGCGATCGAAGTTCCTGCCGACGGCAATCCGATTCCGCGTGCTCTTGCCGAAGCGCCGTCCCGCGTGACGTTCCTTTCGACGCCGAATTCGCCGACCGGTCTCGCGCTGCCGCTCGACGCGATTGCGGAGTTTGCGCGAAACGTCTCCGGCGTCGTCGTCGCCGATGAAGCCTACGTCGACTTCGGCGGCGCGAGCGCGCTCGCGATTCTCGCGGATCATCCAAACCTCGTCGTCACGCGATCGTTCTCCAAGTCGTTCTCGCTCGCGGGGCTTCGCCTTGGGCTACTGTTCGCTCACGAGGATTTCGCAGCCGAGCTCGCCAAGGTGAAGGATTCGTACAACGTCTCGCGCCTCGCGATCGCCGCCGGAGTGGCGGCGCTCGAGGACATCGGCTGGATGCAGAACAACGTGGCGCGGATCCGGGCCACGCGCGTGCGCGTGACGGCCGCGCTCCGGCGCGCCGGCTACACGCTCGAAGACTCGCAGGCCAATTTCCTGTGGGTCGACTGCACGGCCAAAGGCGGCGGGCGCGGCGTCTACGAGAAGCTTCGCGACAGCAGCGTGCTCGTGCGGTTCTTCGAAGGCGACGGGCTGGCCGCAGGAATCCGCGTCAGCATCGGCACCGACGACGAGATGGACAAATTCCTCGACGTCATGTCGCGAATCTGA
- a CDS encoding M48 family metalloprotease, whose protein sequence is MPMRRALAVVLATAVACPPFVVATATSALASVAEEKKLGAEFVDEAVAHMPLIHDYELAGYLRDMGNKLVVALGTTPFEYEFFVVRDDDINAFSVPGGKLFANAGLISRVDSDDALAGVIGHEVAHAAAHHLVRQQEKGAAASYASLLGLLLGIVNPGLAIASLAAGQAAQLKYQRDFEREADYLGIGYAKKAGYDPAAMMGLLHKINDDQSLNPTRIPPYFLSHPLSGERLTNLEAVLGRHEWDPSKSVPSLRLKRAQAIARAYSQSRDQCVPEYERALAAAKPADRPEALELLGILMSHGEEYVTADKYLREAEAAGRNVDRELGRTAFRRGNFPEARTRLNRVLVKTPADWDTLADLAAMDTQEGNYAAAAEKLERSVAGEAYRADVLLALGRALGKSSREGEGFYWVGRASEVQGNPRQAVEYFKRSLAALPKNDPNMDKIRQDMIKRSERLGEEIHDKSVEAQKQGQRTAPDGTPIGPAPQPH, encoded by the coding sequence ATGCCCATGCGACGAGCGCTCGCCGTCGTCCTCGCCACGGCAGTCGCGTGTCCGCCGTTCGTCGTCGCGACGGCTACCAGCGCGCTCGCGTCGGTCGCGGAGGAGAAGAAGCTCGGCGCCGAATTCGTCGACGAAGCGGTTGCGCACATGCCGCTCATCCATGACTACGAGCTGGCCGGGTATCTGCGCGACATGGGCAACAAGCTGGTCGTCGCGCTCGGAACCACGCCGTTCGAGTACGAGTTTTTCGTCGTGCGCGACGACGACATCAACGCGTTCTCGGTGCCGGGCGGAAAGCTGTTCGCGAACGCGGGGCTGATCTCGCGCGTCGACAGCGACGACGCGCTGGCGGGCGTGATCGGCCACGAGGTCGCGCACGCGGCCGCCCATCACCTGGTGCGGCAGCAGGAGAAGGGTGCGGCGGCAAGCTACGCGTCGCTGCTTGGGCTTCTGCTCGGAATCGTCAATCCCGGGCTCGCCATTGCGTCGCTGGCTGCCGGACAGGCGGCGCAGCTCAAATACCAGCGCGACTTCGAGCGCGAGGCCGACTATCTCGGCATCGGCTACGCGAAGAAGGCCGGCTACGATCCGGCGGCGATGATGGGCCTGCTGCACAAGATCAACGACGACCAGTCGCTCAATCCGACGCGCATTCCGCCATACTTCCTGTCGCACCCGCTGAGCGGTGAACGGCTGACCAACCTCGAGGCGGTCCTCGGCCGCCACGAGTGGGACCCGTCGAAATCGGTGCCGTCGCTGCGGCTCAAGCGCGCGCAGGCGATCGCCCGCGCGTATTCCCAGAGCCGCGACCAGTGCGTGCCGGAGTACGAACGTGCGCTTGCCGCGGCCAAGCCGGCCGACCGGCCCGAGGCGCTCGAGCTGCTTGGCATCCTCATGTCGCACGGCGAAGAGTACGTGACGGCCGACAAGTACCTGCGCGAAGCGGAGGCCGCGGGCCGCAACGTCGATCGCGAGCTCGGTCGCACCGCGTTTCGCCGCGGCAACTTCCCGGAGGCGAGAACGCGCCTGAACCGCGTACTCGTCAAGACTCCGGCCGACTGGGACACGCTCGCCGATCTCGCGGCGATGGATACGCAGGAGGGCAACTACGCGGCTGCTGCCGAGAAGCTCGAGCGTTCGGTCGCCGGGGAAGCATATCGCGCCGACGTGCTGCTCGCGCTCGGCCGCGCGCTCGGAAAGTCGTCGCGCGAAGGCGAAGGCTTCTACTGGGTCGGCCGCGCGAGCGAAGTGCAGGGCAACCCGCGCCAGGCGGTCGAGTATTTCAAGCGTTCGCTTGCCGCGCTGCCGAAGAACGATCCGAACATGGACAAGATCAGGCAGGACATGATCAAGCGCTCGGAAAGGCTCGGCGAGGAGATTCACGACAAATCGGTCGAAGCCCAGAAGCAGGGCCAGCGCACGGCTCCCGACGGCACTCCGATCGGCCCCGCGCCCCAGCCGCACTGA
- the hemB gene encoding porphobilinogen synthase — MAFPASRPRRLRRTETIRRMVRETRLSREDLILPLFVVPGSGIEREVGSMPGVFQQSVDRATDLAVRARDLGIPAVLLFGLPENKDARGSESAREDGPVQNLVRAIKSIAPDICVITDVCLCEYTDHGHCGVIENGDVANDPTLELLAAEALSHARAGADIVAPSDMMDGRVGRIRRALDGDGLVDVAILSYAAKYCSGFYGPFREAADSAPQFGDRRGYQMDPGNAAEAMREIQADLDEGADMIMVKPALPYLDIVRRARERFDCPLVAYQVSGEYAMIKAAGRAGWIDETRVVDETLTSIRRAGADLVITYFALDVAAGL; from the coding sequence GTGGCATTCCCCGCAAGCCGGCCGCGCCGTCTGCGACGCACGGAAACGATTCGTCGCATGGTGCGTGAGACCCGGCTCTCGCGCGAAGACCTGATCCTTCCGCTGTTCGTCGTTCCCGGCTCCGGCATCGAGCGCGAGGTCGGCTCGATGCCAGGCGTCTTCCAGCAGTCGGTCGACCGCGCGACCGACTTGGCGGTGCGCGCCCGCGACCTGGGCATCCCGGCGGTGCTGCTCTTCGGGCTCCCCGAAAACAAGGACGCACGCGGCTCGGAGTCGGCACGCGAAGACGGTCCCGTGCAGAATCTCGTTCGCGCGATCAAAAGCATCGCGCCCGACATCTGCGTGATCACCGACGTCTGCCTTTGCGAGTACACCGATCACGGGCACTGCGGCGTCATCGAGAATGGCGATGTCGCGAACGATCCGACGCTCGAGCTGCTGGCCGCCGAGGCGCTGTCGCATGCGCGCGCCGGAGCCGACATCGTCGCGCCGTCCGACATGATGGATGGCCGCGTGGGGCGCATCCGCCGTGCGCTCGACGGCGACGGGCTTGTCGATGTCGCGATCCTTTCGTACGCCGCGAAGTACTGCTCCGGATTCTACGGTCCGTTTCGCGAAGCGGCCGATTCGGCGCCGCAGTTCGGAGATCGCCGCGGCTACCAGATGGATCCCGGCAACGCCGCCGAAGCGATGCGCGAAATCCAGGCGGACCTCGACGAGGGCGCCGACATGATCATGGTCAAGCCCGCGCTGCCTTATCTCGACATCGTGCGCCGCGCGCGCGAGCGGTTCGACTGCCCGCTGGTCGCCTACCAGGTCAGCGGTGAGTACGCGATGATCAAGGCCGCCGGCCGCGCAGGCTGGATCGACGAAACCAGGGTCGTTGACGAAACGCTGACGTCGATCCGCCGCGCCGGCGCCGATCTCGTCATCACGTACTTCGCGCTCGACGTGGCGGCGGGGCTGTAG
- the cobA gene encoding uroporphyrinogen-III C-methyltransferase: MSARSSNHASGKVQRTRGRVFLVGAGPGDPGLLTLRGRDALARADVVLYDALADPRLLAHAPAAAEKVLVGKRHGRESISQKEIEELLVARAAEGKNVVRLKGGDPFIFGRGGEEAEACRRAGIDYEVVPGVTSAIAVPAWAGVPLTHREHSSLVTFVTGQTGSERDDIDWAALAATGGTLVFLMAMTRIEEIAAHLIEAGMAPETPVAGIRWGTLPRQKKILSTLARIGRDAGSDLVRPPVVFVVGAVAGLAAELEWFERLPLFGRRIVVTRARHQAAALSDRLERSAAEVVEFPTIEIHPIAVEPAVFDAAGGYDWLVLTSVNGVESFFGQFLAGGRDLRELAGVRIAAIGPATRAAVESRGLKVAAQPGEYRAEALLEALGDVSGRRILLARAQIAREVLPDTLRERGAVVDVVAIYRTTVPDVDGSGADAAPESRLGAFDMITFTSSSTVTNFDRLVGGRARELLAGRSVAAIGPITRQTLCDLGIDVDVMPDEYTVDALADAIESFFANRQPLP; encoded by the coding sequence ATGAGCGCGCGGTCAAGCAACCACGCGTCCGGCAAGGTCCAGCGCACGCGCGGTCGCGTGTTCCTCGTCGGCGCAGGTCCGGGCGATCCGGGACTGCTTACGCTTCGCGGCCGCGACGCGCTCGCTCGCGCCGACGTCGTTCTTTACGACGCGCTCGCCGACCCGAGACTGCTCGCGCACGCGCCGGCCGCTGCGGAAAAAGTGCTCGTCGGCAAGCGCCACGGCCGCGAGAGCATCTCACAGAAGGAAATCGAAGAGCTTCTGGTTGCGCGTGCCGCCGAAGGAAAGAACGTCGTGCGCCTGAAAGGCGGTGATCCGTTCATCTTCGGCCGCGGCGGAGAGGAGGCCGAAGCGTGCCGGCGTGCGGGCATCGACTACGAGGTCGTGCCGGGTGTCACGTCCGCAATCGCAGTGCCGGCGTGGGCGGGAGTGCCGCTGACGCACCGCGAGCATTCCTCGCTCGTCACGTTCGTCACCGGGCAGACCGGAAGCGAGCGCGACGACATCGACTGGGCCGCGCTCGCTGCAACCGGCGGCACGCTGGTGTTCCTGATGGCGATGACGCGCATCGAAGAAATCGCCGCGCATCTGATCGAGGCCGGCATGGCTCCGGAGACGCCCGTGGCCGGCATCCGCTGGGGCACGCTGCCGCGCCAGAAGAAGATCCTGAGCACGCTCGCGCGCATCGGCCGCGACGCCGGCAGCGACCTGGTTCGTCCGCCCGTCGTGTTCGTCGTCGGTGCGGTGGCAGGCCTTGCCGCTGAGCTCGAGTGGTTCGAGCGCCTGCCGCTGTTCGGCCGGCGCATCGTGGTCACGCGCGCGCGCCATCAGGCGGCCGCGTTGTCGGACCGTCTCGAACGCTCCGCGGCCGAGGTCGTCGAGTTTCCCACCATCGAGATCCATCCGATTGCTGTCGAGCCTGCCGTGTTCGATGCAGCGGGCGGCTACGACTGGCTGGTTCTGACGAGCGTCAACGGCGTCGAGAGCTTCTTCGGCCAGTTCCTTGCGGGCGGACGCGATCTTCGCGAGCTCGCCGGCGTGCGCATTGCCGCGATTGGACCGGCGACGCGTGCAGCGGTCGAGTCGCGCGGCCTCAAGGTTGCTGCGCAGCCCGGCGAATATCGCGCCGAGGCGCTTCTCGAAGCCCTCGGCGACGTAAGCGGACGGCGCATTCTTCTTGCTCGCGCGCAAATCGCCCGCGAGGTGCTTCCCGACACGCTCCGCGAGCGCGGCGCGGTCGTCGACGTGGTCGCCATCTACCGGACGACCGTCCCGGACGTGGACGGAAGCGGCGCGGACGCTGCGCCCGAATCGCGTCTCGGAGCGTTCGATATGATCACGTTCACGAGCTCGAGCACGGTGACCAACTTCGACCGGCTCGTCGGCGGGCGCGCACGCGAGCTGCTCGCCGGCAGAAGCGTCGCGGCAATCGGACCGATCACGCGGCAGACGCTTTGCGATCTCGGCATCGACGTCGACGTGATGCCCGACGAGTACACGGTCGACGCGCTTGCGGACGCAATCGAGTCGTTTTTTGCAAATCGGCAACCGCTCCCCTAG
- the hemC gene encoding hydroxymethylbilane synthase translates to MTSRALRVGTRRSPLALTQTRQSMDELVRRSAGASYELVEITTTGDRIVDRPLREAGGKGLFLKELDEALVSGRIDCAVHSLKDVPTELAAGTTIAAVLERADARDLLVTTGGLDLSALPTGAVIGTTSLRRQAQALAEAPHLNIRMLRGNVETRLRKLADGEYDATFLAAAGLGRLGIDLSAGGPARAVALDPFTFVPAAGQGAVAITARIDDRPTRELLARLDHAASRIAAAAERGFARMFGGGCSLPLAAYAECRAGELVLVGLVVSPDGHEQIRDRTSLELPDGSLAGADARAEELGRSLARSFFERGASRIIDAANAAEIPR, encoded by the coding sequence GTGACTTCGCGAGCGCTGCGCGTCGGCACGCGCCGTAGCCCGCTCGCTCTTACGCAGACGCGGCAGTCGATGGACGAGCTCGTACGGCGCTCGGCTGGCGCAAGCTACGAGCTCGTCGAGATCACGACCACCGGCGACCGCATCGTCGACCGGCCGCTGCGCGAAGCCGGCGGCAAAGGGCTTTTCCTGAAAGAGCTCGACGAGGCCCTGGTTTCCGGCCGCATCGACTGCGCAGTGCACTCGCTCAAGGACGTGCCGACCGAGCTTGCGGCCGGGACGACCATTGCAGCCGTGCTCGAGCGCGCGGATGCGCGCGATCTGCTGGTTACCACCGGGGGACTTGATCTGTCGGCGCTGCCTACCGGTGCGGTCATCGGCACGACCAGCCTTCGCCGCCAGGCGCAGGCGCTGGCTGAAGCTCCGCATCTCAATATCCGCATGCTGCGCGGCAACGTCGAGACCCGGCTTCGCAAGCTCGCCGACGGCGAGTACGACGCGACTTTCCTCGCGGCCGCAGGACTCGGACGTCTCGGGATCGATCTGTCTGCAGGTGGACCTGCGCGTGCGGTTGCGCTCGACCCGTTCACGTTCGTTCCGGCGGCGGGGCAGGGTGCCGTTGCGATCACTGCCCGCATCGATGACCGGCCGACGCGCGAGCTGCTCGCGCGTCTCGATCACGCCGCATCGCGAATCGCTGCCGCCGCCGAGCGCGGATTCGCGCGCATGTTCGGCGGCGGCTGCAGTCTTCCGCTCGCGGCTTACGCCGAGTGTCGCGCCGGCGAGCTCGTGCTTGTCGGGCTCGTCGTGTCCCCCGATGGTCACGAGCAGATTCGCGACCGGACGTCGCTCGAGCTTCCGGACGGATCGCTTGCCGGTGCCGACGCGCGCGCGGAAGAGCTCGGCCGGTCTCTGGCACGCTCGTTTTTCGAACGCGGAGCGTCGCGCATCATCGATGCGGCGAACGCTGCCGAGATTCCGCGATGA